From a single Thermothielavioides terrestris NRRL 8126 chromosome 1, complete sequence genomic region:
- a CDS encoding glycoside hydrolase family 92 protein (CAZy_ID 269923) yields MAKPVADTQSHENAAGFVTDENPIAGFSHLHDSGTGGQPSMGNFPLFVHPGCPDDDFAKCAYSVMHRPTNRVPDSVFAAPGYFRINLTNTVQAEMTATAHAALYRFGFSGNATVDVYTTDLDPPLHGVPYSPLVLVDLVDLMNSRSAGSMRVDPATGRVVGHGRYLPSFGAGTYRAFFCADFRGAAIRRTGTFVSNNATEEPKSLDGVGPGFHVPTGSAGVWLQFAPPANNSLLARVGVSFVSVDRACENAEREIGDWHFERVESDARKAWRRKLAAVEVDATGVSEELQTTFWSGLYRTMLSPQNYTGENPLWNSSEPYYDSFYCIWDSFRAQHPLLTIIDPAAQTEMVRALIDIYRHEGKLPDCRMSFCKGFTQGGSNADVVIADAFIKNLTEGVDWDAAYEAVVSDAEVEPKNWGVEGRGNLVSWHNVGYIPWDDTDKNGTGPASRSISRGVEYAYDDYCISLLAAGLNRTADAIKYHRRGANWRNYWNPDQRDTYKDRTGAVRQTAFQGFLQPRLLNGTFHYQAPRACSPVQDMHSCYFDTGLDTYEGSPWLYSFYAPHDMATLVRLMGGPAAFAERLRFFHTSGIAYMGNEQAFLPVFQFHYAARPALSSFFTHAYIPRLFNASAGGIPGNDDCAMGAFSAFAMMGFFPVAGQDVYLLTAPFFPEVRLRARADGRWAVIRVVSGFDPEQGRRIYIQRARLNGKIYTRNWITHEFFAKGGLLELWVGEEEGEWGTAEGDLPPSYYPDGWDKHGPEGEDEV; encoded by the exons ATGGCGAAACCCGTGGCAGACACCCAGTCGCACGAGAACGCCGCCGGCTTCGTGACCGACGAGAACCCCATTGCGGGCTTCTCGCATCTGCACGActccggcaccggcggccaGCCGTCCATGGGCAACTTCCCGCTCTTTGTGCACCCGGGCTGCCCGGACGACGACTTCGCCAAGTGCGCCTACTCGGTCATGCACCGCCCGACCAACCGGGTGCCGGACTCGGTCTTCGCCGCCCCGGGCTACTTCCGCATCAACCTGACCAACACGGTCCAGGCCGAGATGaccgccaccgcccacgccgccctgTACCGCTTCGGCTTCTCGGGTAACGCCACCGTCGACGTCTACACCACCGACCTGGACCCGCCCCTCCACGGCGTGCCCTACTCCccgctcgtcctcgtcgacctggtcgaCCTCATGAAcagccgcagcgccggcagcatgcgcgtcgacccggccacgggccgcgtcgtcggccacgGGCGGTACTTGCCGTCCTTTGGCGCCGGCACCTACCGCGCCTTTTTCTGCGCCGActtccgcggcgccgccatccgccgCACGGGTACCTTCGTCTCGAACAACGCCACCGAGGAGCCCAAGTCGCTCGACGGCGTGGGCCCCGGCTTTCATGTGCCCACCGGGTCGGCCGGCGTCTGGCTCCAGTTTGCGCCGCCCGCGAACAActcgctgctggcgcgcgtCGGCGTCTCGTTTGTGTCGGTGGACCGGGCGTGCGAGAACGCGGAGCGGGAGATTGGCGACTGGCACTTTGAGAGGGTCGAGAGCGATGCGCGGAAGGCCTGGAGGCGGAAGttggccgccgtcgaggtggATGCCACGGGCGTCAGCGAGGAACTGCAGACGACGTTCTGGTCCGGCCTGTACCGGACCATGCTTTCGCCGCAGAACTACACCGGCGAGAACCCGCTGTGGAATTCGAGCGAGCCGTACTATGATTC GTTCTACTGTATCTGGGACTCGTTCCGCGCGCAGCACCCGCTGCTGACCATCATCGACCCTGCCGCGCAGACCGAGATGGTGCGGGCGCTGATTGACATTTATAGGCATGAAG GAAAACTGCCCGACTGCCGCATGAGTTTCTGCAAGGGGTTCACCCAGGGCGGGTCCAACGCTGACGTGGTGATTGCTGATGCCTTCATCAAGAACCTGACCGAAGGCGTCGACTGGGATGCCGCCTACGAAGCCGTCGTCTCTGACGCTGAAG TCGAACCCAAAAACTGGGGCGTCGAAGGCCGCGGCAACCTCGTCAGCTGGCACAACGTCGGCTACATCCCGTGGGACGACACGGACAAGAACGGCACGGGgccggccagccgcagcatcagccgcggcgtcgagtaCGCCTACGACGACTACTGCATCTCActcctggccgccggcctcaaccgcaccgccgacgccatcaagtaccaccgccgcggcgccaaCTGGCGCAACTACTGGAATCCCGACCAGCGCGACACCTACAAGGACcgcaccggcgccgtcaGGCAGACCGCCTTCCAAGGCTTCCTCCAGCCGCGCTTGCTCAACGGCACCTTCCACTACCAGGCGCCGCGCGCCTGCTCCCCCGTCCAGGACATGCACTCGTGCTACTTCGACACGGGCCTCGACACGTACGAGGGCAGCCCGTGGCTGTACAGCTTCTACGCGCCGCACGACATGGCCACGCTGGTGAGGCTGAtgggcgggccggccgccttcgccgagcGCCTGCGCTTCTTCCACACCAGCGGCATCGCCTACATGGGCAACGAGCAGGCCTTCCTGCCCGTCTTCCAGTTCCACTACgccgcgcgcccggcgcTGAGCAGCTTCTTCACGCACGCCTACATCCCGCGCCTGTTcaacgccagcgccggcggcatcccCGGCAACGACGACTGCGCCATGGGCGCCTTCAGCGCCTTCGCCATGATGGGCTTCTtccccgtcgccggccaggacGTCTACCTGCTGACCgcccccttcttccccgaGGTGAGGCTGCGCGCGAGGGCCGACGGCCGGTGGGCCGTCATCCGGGTCGTCAGCGGGTTTGATCCCGAGCAGGGGAGGAGGATATATATCCAGCGGGCGAGGCTGAATGGGAAAATCTACACCAGAAATTGGATTACGCATGAGTTCTTTGCAAAAGGCGGGCTGTTGGAGTTGTGGGTGGGCGAGGAAGAGGGTGAGTGGGGGACGGCAGAGGGCGATTTACCGCCCAGCTATTATCCTGATGGGTGGGATAAGCATGGGCCCGAAGGGGAGGATGAGGTTTAA